A window of Pirellulales bacterium contains these coding sequences:
- a CDS encoding rod shape-determining protein has product MLRRLSTLLHADLAIDLGTAATRVALPGEGLVLEEPSVVAVSRSANRLLSGGCAVGHLARQMLGRTPDSVSVVRPLAGGVITNFHLCEAMLRYFLRKARPMRFGLRPRLLLAAPACLTPVEKHAIYTSAHRAGAGRVMLVGVAQAAALGLRLPVAEPVASMLIDIGAGATEVAVLSLGGVVSQHSCHTGGDQMDQAIVDHLRRSHGLRVGLATAEQLRMELGSAWPVDDDRASEVRGLDLANGLPRRMEMNAAQVRAALNAPLERILETVRATLDKCSPDLVSDLVERGVELCGGGSLLTGLDRWITERTGLPARVAAEPTTAVVQGTLTCLEHLDTWRSFVESSDASF; this is encoded by the coding sequence ATGCTCCGTCGTCTCTCCACGCTGCTGCATGCAGATTTAGCCATTGACCTGGGCACGGCGGCCACTCGGGTGGCGCTGCCGGGCGAAGGCCTGGTGCTGGAAGAACCTTCGGTCGTGGCGGTTTCGCGCAGCGCCAATCGCTTGCTCTCCGGCGGATGCGCCGTGGGGCATTTGGCGCGGCAAATGTTGGGCCGCACGCCCGACTCCGTCAGCGTGGTGCGCCCGCTGGCCGGGGGCGTGATTACGAATTTTCATTTATGCGAGGCCATGCTGCGCTATTTTCTGCGCAAAGCCCGGCCAATGCGATTCGGCTTGCGGCCCCGGCTGTTACTGGCGGCGCCGGCTTGCCTCACGCCGGTGGAAAAACATGCCATTTACACGAGCGCCCATCGTGCCGGCGCCGGCCGTGTGATGTTGGTCGGCGTGGCGCAGGCGGCGGCGCTGGGATTGCGGCTGCCTGTGGCCGAGCCGGTCGCCAGCATGCTGATCGACATTGGCGCCGGCGCAACCGAAGTGGCCGTGCTGAGCTTGGGAGGCGTGGTCTCGCAGCATTCGTGCCACACCGGCGGCGATCAAATGGATCAGGCCATTGTCGACCATCTGCGCCGCAGCCACGGCTTGCGCGTGGGCCTGGCGACCGCCGAGCAGTTGCGAATGGAGCTGGGCAGCGCCTGGCCCGTCGATGACGATCGCGCGAGTGAAGTGCGGGGGCTCGATTTAGCCAACGGCCTGCCGCGGCGGATGGAAATGAACGCGGCCCAAGTGCGCGCGGCGCTAAACGCTCCGCTGGAAAGAATTTTGGAAACGGTGCGGGCCACGCTCGACAAATGCAGCCCCGATTTGGTTTCCGATTTGGTCGAGCGGGGCGTGGAACTGTGCGGCGGCGGCTCGCTGCTGACGGGCTTGGATCGCTGGATTACCGAGCGAACCGGGCTACCGGCGCGTGTGGCGGCGGAACCAACCACGGCCGTTGTGCAGGGAACGCTGACCTGCCTGGAACATCTCGATACGTGGCGCAGTTTTGTGGAATCGAGCGATGCAAGCTTCTGA
- a CDS encoding rod shape-determining protein MreC, whose translation MQASDPLVERWRRMSPAVILAAVLAVALGLGLAPPASTHWLRDAWREALRPGLVALGGTTGWMENRWAEFRCGDSRLPEAEQTIAALNDQVRALQTQLLVAHSERSGSTAGGAQDDAHPPLLITQTIGARVLGRQAQLFLPPRDLLDVGRTKGARPQALVIDDEAAAKSSGSAAPLLDQGEDAAVERGRLVVAGSRVWGKVAEAGPHTCTVQRATDAGYRDLVQLARPKEGRLQFTARGMLVGRGAALCKIEMVEATDQVTVGDLVFTAEDGALEAPLLYGRVTRVERKPGGTQWEIWMEPAVDSRSLPIHVAVLRVELNASRLASANSAQ comes from the coding sequence ATGCAAGCTTCTGACCCGTTGGTTGAGCGCTGGCGGCGGATGTCGCCCGCCGTGATTTTGGCGGCGGTGTTGGCCGTTGCGCTGGGGTTGGGACTTGCGCCGCCGGCCAGCACCCACTGGCTGCGTGACGCCTGGCGGGAAGCATTGCGGCCTGGCTTAGTGGCGCTGGGGGGCACCACGGGCTGGATGGAAAATCGCTGGGCGGAATTCCGCTGCGGAGATTCGCGGCTGCCGGAAGCGGAGCAAACAATTGCGGCGCTCAACGATCAAGTGCGCGCCTTGCAAACGCAACTGCTGGTGGCGCACAGCGAGCGCAGCGGAAGCACGGCCGGGGGGGCCCAGGATGATGCGCACCCGCCGCTGTTAATTACGCAAACAATTGGCGCCCGCGTGTTGGGTCGGCAAGCGCAACTGTTTTTGCCGCCGCGCGATTTGCTCGACGTGGGCCGAACGAAAGGCGCCCGGCCGCAAGCGCTGGTAATCGACGATGAAGCCGCGGCCAAATCCAGCGGATCTGCCGCACCGCTGTTGGACCAAGGAGAAGATGCCGCGGTGGAGCGTGGCCGATTGGTCGTGGCCGGCAGCCGGGTGTGGGGCAAAGTGGCCGAAGCCGGCCCGCACACCTGCACCGTGCAGCGCGCGACCGACGCGGGTTATCGCGACCTTGTGCAATTGGCTCGACCAAAAGAAGGACGACTTCAATTTACAGCCCGGGGCATGTTGGTGGGCCGGGGCGCAGCGCTGTGCAAAATTGAAATGGTGGAAGCCACGGATCAAGTGACTGTCGGCGATTTAGTGTTCACCGCAGAGGACGGCGCGCTGGAGGCGCCGCTGCTTTATGGCCGTGTGACACGCGTGGAGCGTAAGCCGGGCGGTACGCAATGGGAAATTTGGATGGAGCCGGCGGTGGACAGCCGTTCGTTGCCAATCCATGTGGCGGTATTGCGAGTGGAGTTGAATGCCAGTCGATTGGCCAGTGCGAATAGTGCTCAGTGA
- the mreD gene encoding rod shape-determining protein MreD, with the protein MSSFLFIPMLYLAAVLQTWFAIRWDALGVGPNLLVLVGFSWLTQAGSRRGLLVAALAGLVSDLNSPMPLGWAVALFAGFAYGVVWLRQRICLDSFPAQLGVVWSAAAGITLAQGLLSMWSAQAPATWSMLVQRSALVGLYTMCVAIPILVFVFWRRDPQKQFG; encoded by the coding sequence ATGTCGTCGTTTTTATTCATTCCGATGCTGTACTTGGCCGCCGTGCTGCAAACGTGGTTTGCAATTCGGTGGGATGCGCTGGGCGTGGGGCCGAACTTGCTGGTGCTGGTCGGATTTTCGTGGCTGACACAAGCCGGCAGCCGGCGCGGCCTGCTGGTGGCGGCGCTGGCCGGCCTGGTAAGCGATTTGAATTCCCCAATGCCGCTGGGCTGGGCAGTCGCCTTGTTTGCCGGGTTTGCGTATGGCGTGGTGTGGCTGCGGCAGCGGATCTGCTTAGATAGCTTTCCGGCGCAACTGGGGGTGGTGTGGAGTGCGGCGGCAGGCATCACACTGGCGCAGGGATTATTGAGCATGTGGTCTGCCCAGGCCCCGGCCACATGGAGCATGCTGGTGCAACGCAGCGCGCTGGTCGGGCTGTACACCATGTGCGTGGCGATTCCAATTTTAGTGTTTGTGTTCTGGCGGCGCGATCCGCAAAAACAATTCGGCTAA
- a CDS encoding penicillin-binding transpeptidase domain-containing protein: MKIEPAAGQLSPAMLRNRLRWMLAIIVMLFLTVYVRLIALEVRDGAEYRAMATEPTVRRQTSPGMRGRILARDGTVLACDEPVVNLAVNYRWLEEPADPRWLVRTVRARLSSAQRRDKQLVAEETERFLAERKELWARLAALCGWTESQWQAQRERVQQQVEAISASVNARHQNGSGVKPRAARMEDANVDTPTGVLSLVGRSIADAFFSWDDIASPPPVTVSEELTEHLVFEGLPLDAVAEIETHPLNYPGVKLIHSYRRTYPQGALAAHTVGYLGHPKAEEIAKSSGRQPRPGYLAEHDGESPDAYQPDDWLGRAGIERQYEAVLRGRRGLTTEQLDGQGRIINSSVVYQPKCGEDVVLTIDPALQRGAQTLLDEALNRRLPCGNEQVDAAAGGALVAIDVHTGAVLAAASAPRFDPNRFQLRDNKTIEGWLNDPTRPLLDRSVQMALPPGSVFKIVSAAALLAAGVDPQAPLECQGYLHQPDVLRCAVYRRYGIGHGPVTMVDALARSCNVYFFHYAELVGGKPLVDWAGRLGLGQKTGIDLPGEASGKIPVGAAKQATKAVASNIPRPDALMMAIGQGPITTTPLQIVRAVAAMANGGLLVTPYTAERLITPASAISDAISHQPPEPVRGLNAQNLAVIQKGLRQVVADEQGTAHAVLDLAPVPIAGKTGTAETGGSLPEHAWFAGYAPANDPQVAFVVVIEHGGNSAPATGPIVEYLAMRMEELGYFGNRSQRVAAGIGRGRPQPDMVK; this comes from the coding sequence ATGAAGATTGAACCGGCCGCCGGCCAATTATCTCCCGCCATGCTGCGCAATCGCTTGCGCTGGATGCTGGCAATCATTGTGATGTTATTTCTAACGGTGTATGTCCGGCTGATCGCTTTGGAGGTGCGCGATGGGGCGGAATATCGCGCCATGGCCACCGAGCCGACCGTCCGCAGGCAAACGTCCCCCGGCATGCGCGGTCGGATATTGGCCCGTGATGGCACCGTGCTGGCCTGCGACGAGCCGGTGGTGAATTTGGCGGTGAATTATCGCTGGCTGGAGGAGCCTGCCGACCCGCGCTGGCTAGTGCGGACGGTGCGGGCCCGGCTGTCGTCTGCCCAGCGGCGCGACAAGCAGCTTGTCGCGGAAGAAACGGAGCGTTTTCTCGCCGAGCGAAAGGAATTATGGGCGCGCTTGGCGGCCCTGTGTGGCTGGACCGAATCGCAGTGGCAGGCGCAAAGGGAACGCGTTCAACAACAGGTGGAGGCCATTTCCGCGAGCGTGAATGCGCGGCATCAAAATGGGTCTGGTGTGAAGCCTCGTGCGGCGCGCATGGAAGATGCGAATGTAGATACGCCAACGGGGGTACTCTCGCTGGTGGGACGCAGCATTGCCGATGCGTTTTTCTCCTGGGACGACATTGCGTCTCCACCCCCGGTTACCGTTTCGGAGGAGTTAACCGAGCACCTGGTATTCGAAGGGCTGCCGCTGGACGCCGTGGCCGAAATCGAAACGCATCCGCTGAATTATCCCGGCGTAAAGTTAATTCACTCGTACCGCCGGACCTATCCGCAAGGAGCGTTGGCGGCGCACACCGTGGGGTATCTGGGCCATCCCAAGGCGGAAGAAATTGCAAAATCGAGCGGCCGGCAACCTCGCCCGGGTTATCTCGCAGAACATGATGGCGAAAGCCCCGATGCCTACCAGCCCGACGATTGGCTTGGCCGGGCGGGCATCGAACGTCAATACGAAGCGGTGCTGCGCGGACGGCGCGGTTTAACGACCGAGCAACTTGACGGCCAAGGCCGCATCATCAATTCCTCCGTCGTTTATCAACCGAAGTGTGGCGAGGATGTGGTGCTAACGATCGATCCGGCATTACAACGGGGCGCACAAACATTGTTGGATGAAGCGCTGAACCGGCGGCTTCCGTGCGGCAATGAACAAGTGGATGCCGCAGCCGGCGGCGCGCTGGTGGCCATCGACGTGCATACTGGCGCGGTGCTAGCCGCAGCCTCGGCGCCACGGTTCGATCCAAACCGCTTTCAACTTCGCGACAACAAAACCATTGAAGGCTGGTTGAACGATCCGACCCGGCCGCTGCTGGATCGCAGCGTGCAAATGGCGTTGCCCCCCGGCTCGGTTTTCAAAATTGTGTCGGCGGCCGCGCTCTTGGCCGCAGGAGTAGATCCCCAGGCTCCGCTGGAGTGCCAGGGATATTTGCATCAGCCCGACGTGCTGCGCTGTGCGGTGTATCGACGCTATGGCATTGGGCACGGGCCAGTGACCATGGTCGACGCCTTGGCCCGCAGCTGCAACGTGTATTTCTTTCACTACGCCGAACTGGTGGGCGGAAAGCCCCTCGTCGATTGGGCCGGCCGGTTAGGATTGGGCCAAAAAACAGGAATTGATTTGCCCGGCGAAGCGAGCGGTAAAATTCCAGTCGGTGCCGCCAAGCAGGCAACAAAGGCTGTTGCGTCAAACATTCCGCGGCCAGATGCCTTGATGATGGCCATTGGCCAGGGCCCAATCACCACCACGCCGTTGCAAATTGTGCGCGCGGTGGCAGCCATGGCCAATGGCGGATTGTTGGTCACTCCTTATACGGCGGAACGATTGATTACACCGGCCAGCGCAATTAGCGACGCCATTTCACACCAGCCGCCGGAGCCGGTCAGGGGGCTCAACGCCCAAAACTTGGCAGTCATTCAAAAGGGATTGCGGCAAGTCGTCGCCGATGAGCAGGGTACCGCGCATGCCGTGCTCGATTTAGCGCCTGTGCCCATCGCCGGGAAAACAGGCACGGCAGAAACCGGCGGAAGCTTGCCAGAACATGCCTGGTTTGCCGGCTATGCTCCTGCCAATGACCCGCAGGTGGCATTTGTCGTCGTCATTGAGCACGGCGGCAATTCGGCCCCCGCGACTGGCCCCATCGTAGAGTATTTGGCAATGCGCATGGAGGAGTTGGGCTATTTTGGAAACCGGAGCCAACGGGTAGCGGCAGGCATCGGCCGTGGCAGGCCACAACCTGATATGGTTAAATGA
- a CDS encoding Tex-like N-terminal domain-containing protein: MGFTTTIDLAPVAHHLSLPLAQVESAAQLLDAGNTIPFITRYRKDQTGGLDEEQIRCIQDQVSRLRMLVERKQTILRSIDSQGKLTPELAQAIERAENIKWLEDLYLPYKPKKQSLATLARERKLEPLAEEVLQASSAAADLDRRAADFVDPDRQLATVADVLLGVGHILAEDFSERADLRSRLRRIVKKTGRLVCTKTEIAEAQGKEFRDYFDFKEPLGKIPPHRVLAINRGERAKMLRVKIEADDAGLIQEIETFVTPPEHPHAEFIKGCARDALQRLVLPSLEREIRREMTDAAEAHAVVVFAKNLRNLLLLPPVRGRRVLALDPGFKSGCKLAALDEFGNLLDQAVIHLVGKDERKAEGRAKLIELIKQHNLAVMALGNGTACRETEDLLAELLANELKDDGVAYVIVNEAGASVYSTSPLGREELPEYDATLRSAINIGRRLLDPLSELVKIDPGSLGVGLYQHDVKAKHLRTSLDAVVESCVNYVGVDLNTASPALLRYVSGLNQLTARRLYDHRLANGPFRNLEQLKEVSGFGEATFVQAAGFLKIADGDNPLDATWIHPESYEVARKILGKLGFSIDDLRQKENIAAVAQKISELAGQAEQLAADWQVGLLTLRDILAQLTRPGRDPREDLPQPIFKRGVLKLEDLQPSMELMGSVLNVVDFGAFVDIGLHDSGLVHVSQLANRFVRDPHDVVSVGDIVKVWVVEVDKTRRRVSLTMIAPGTPRHEPHRGPASGEGQQARPPRGERAPRGERPPRRQRPARPGRAPAAAGNGNAGSQPSEAGGQAPPIAAGEGSSPPTSAPPSGAGRGSGVRPPHIGGKRYGGSGGRPHQQHQHAHSRGPKPKPKPLIPITKAMKEGKEPLRTFSDLFQFHQLNTDQEDASPVAAQQPQSNSAQTKPDTQAPQIAESNAHVDVAHQEPTPSGTSPAEVPMHSAQTSEPAGQPVEAAPDIASSAPADSTA; encoded by the coding sequence ATGGGCTTTACCACTACCATTGATCTTGCGCCTGTAGCCCATCATCTTTCGCTGCCGCTGGCGCAAGTCGAAAGCGCCGCGCAGTTGTTAGATGCCGGCAACACCATTCCGTTTATCACCCGGTATCGCAAAGATCAGACCGGCGGCTTGGACGAAGAACAAATTCGCTGCATTCAAGATCAGGTAAGTCGCCTGCGAATGCTGGTCGAGCGGAAGCAAACCATCCTCCGCTCCATCGACAGCCAAGGCAAGCTCACTCCCGAATTGGCGCAAGCCATCGAACGGGCCGAAAACATCAAGTGGCTGGAAGACCTGTACCTGCCTTACAAGCCAAAGAAGCAGTCGCTGGCTACGTTGGCTCGGGAACGGAAGCTGGAGCCGTTGGCCGAGGAAGTGTTGCAGGCCAGTTCGGCCGCTGCCGACTTGGACCGCCGGGCTGCTGATTTCGTCGATCCCGACCGGCAGTTGGCCACCGTGGCCGATGTGCTGCTGGGCGTGGGCCACATTCTGGCGGAAGATTTCAGCGAACGGGCAGATTTGCGTTCCCGCTTGCGGCGGATTGTCAAAAAGACCGGGCGCTTGGTCTGCACCAAAACCGAAATCGCCGAGGCCCAGGGAAAAGAATTCCGCGATTATTTCGATTTTAAAGAACCGCTGGGCAAAATTCCTCCGCACCGGGTGTTGGCCATCAATCGCGGCGAGCGGGCAAAAATGCTCCGCGTGAAAATCGAAGCCGACGATGCGGGGTTGATTCAGGAAATCGAAACTTTTGTCACGCCCCCGGAACATCCGCATGCCGAATTCATCAAAGGTTGCGCCCGCGATGCACTGCAACGGTTGGTGCTGCCCAGCTTGGAGCGGGAAATTCGCCGCGAAATGACCGATGCGGCTGAAGCGCACGCCGTGGTGGTGTTCGCCAAGAATTTGCGTAATTTGCTGCTGTTGCCTCCGGTGCGTGGAAGGCGCGTGCTGGCGCTGGATCCAGGCTTTAAAAGCGGTTGCAAACTGGCGGCGCTGGACGAATTTGGCAATTTGCTGGATCAAGCGGTGATTCACTTGGTCGGCAAAGACGAACGCAAAGCCGAAGGCCGCGCGAAGCTGATCGAGCTCATCAAGCAGCACAATCTGGCCGTCATGGCGCTGGGCAATGGCACCGCCTGCCGCGAAACGGAAGATTTGCTGGCCGAGCTGTTAGCCAACGAACTGAAAGACGACGGCGTGGCCTACGTCATTGTGAACGAAGCCGGCGCCAGCGTGTATTCCACTAGTCCCTTGGGCCGCGAGGAACTACCCGAGTACGATGCCACTCTCCGCAGCGCCATTAACATCGGCCGGCGATTGCTGGATCCCCTGAGCGAACTGGTAAAAATCGATCCCGGCAGCTTGGGCGTAGGGCTGTATCAGCACGACGTGAAAGCCAAGCATCTGCGAACTTCGCTGGATGCTGTTGTCGAATCGTGCGTAAATTACGTGGGCGTCGATTTGAACACGGCCAGCCCGGCGCTGTTGCGCTACGTCAGCGGACTGAATCAACTTACGGCCCGGCGGTTGTACGATCACCGTCTGGCCAACGGTCCGTTCCGCAATTTGGAGCAGTTGAAAGAAGTATCGGGCTTCGGGGAAGCCACATTCGTGCAAGCGGCAGGCTTTTTGAAAATTGCCGATGGCGACAATCCCCTGGATGCCACCTGGATTCATCCCGAGAGTTACGAAGTCGCCCGAAAAATTTTGGGCAAGCTAGGCTTTTCGATCGACGATTTACGGCAGAAAGAAAACATCGCGGCGGTGGCCCAAAAAATTTCGGAACTCGCAGGGCAGGCCGAGCAGTTGGCCGCCGATTGGCAAGTGGGCTTGCTTACGCTGCGTGATATTTTGGCGCAACTTACCCGCCCGGGCCGTGACCCGCGCGAAGATTTACCGCAGCCTATTTTCAAGCGTGGCGTGCTGAAGCTGGAAGATTTACAGCCCAGCATGGAATTGATGGGCAGCGTCTTGAACGTGGTCGATTTCGGAGCGTTTGTCGATATCGGCCTGCACGATAGTGGGCTGGTGCATGTCAGCCAACTGGCCAACCGGTTTGTGCGCGATCCGCACGATGTGGTTTCGGTGGGCGACATTGTCAAAGTCTGGGTGGTGGAGGTGGATAAAACCCGCCGCCGTGTTTCACTAACGATGATTGCTCCCGGCACGCCGCGGCATGAACCGCATCGGGGACCAGCCAGTGGAGAGGGGCAGCAAGCCCGACCGCCACGCGGCGAAAGGGCGCCCCGTGGAGAACGTCCGCCGCGACGCCAGCGTCCTGCGCGTCCAGGCCGGGCGCCTGCTGCCGCCGGAAATGGCAACGCCGGGTCACAACCTTCCGAAGCTGGCGGCCAGGCGCCACCGATTGCCGCCGGAGAAGGTTCAAGCCCACCAACATCCGCGCCGCCTTCCGGTGCCGGCCGGGGTTCCGGCGTTCGTCCACCCCACATCGGCGGCAAGCGCTATGGTGGTTCGGGCGGTCGCCCGCATCAACAACATCAACACGCTCATTCGCGCGGTCCCAAGCCCAAACCCAAGCCGCTAATTCCCATTACGAAGGCGATGAAAGAAGGCAAAGAACCGCTTCGCACATTCAGCGATTTGTTTCAGTTTCATCAACTCAATACGGACCAGGAAGATGCGTCCCCCGTCGCTGCACAGCAACCACAGTCCAATTCGGCGCAAACGAAGCCAGATACCCAAGCTCCGCAAATTGCTGAAAGCAACGCGCATGTGGACGTAGCACACCAGGAACCAACGCCCAGCGGCACGTCTCCTGCGGAAGTGCCAATGCATTCCGCCCAGACCAGCGAACCTGCTGGGCAACCGGTTGAGGCAGCGCCTGATATAGCATCCTCCGCTCCGGCCGATTCGACCGCCTAG